One Cupriavidus necator N-1 DNA window includes the following coding sequences:
- a CDS encoding helix-turn-helix transcriptional regulator produces MAPDRLLIPTKFAPPRISPQSTLRTKLLARLRDARDSGLTLVCGSAGFGKTTLLAQWRQQLLKDGELVCWLSLSPDERLLPQFRAYLTGALQQAGLPVDDGTAFASEVRADLPVAGLVATIVDAVCQQGQDVFLFIDDYHHVDDSDTHALIQGLVDHGPETLHLILASRTHPPLAVHRQRLTGELAEIAFPDLPFDFAETQDFLAKHLGEVVPDDARLIHDITDGWPVCLQMICIRLKRSPANRAVLSQLLHRRTDLQRYLSEDVVRHLAPDVADFIEKLSFCRRFNAELARRVTGNAQAPVLLEQIERDNLFLLPVELDSPQPWYRLHPLFASFLQDRLQQRDPALVQEIHARASQWFEQQGLLIEALRHAYHANDTEAAVHLVERADLPIRSMSFISTLQHWTDELPAEVLLGHPRLLLLGCWALVAAGRWRDAQGWLERLERPHGTLAPEHALHALYLRASIALQRDDTEAALALVAPSDFESLSDRFLRQAHLAVLSFSYCAAGRYEDARALHGHIARLPRSELQDEMALVAESTLLLSHLLAGNNREAIRTGSALVARAEAAHGRRSVSAVNSAAFLANAYYEADLLAEANEVLANRLDLLRLSSPEPMTLAIIVRSRLMAAQASPEEGLRALDEEEARCRELGLDRPLAYVLAGKARLQLQLNRQDEARQLQAALDQLAVRHRNAAGFLAEIEAIAALAGARLALASMDWTNAMARAETLRGYGVTFGRQKCVVQADLLSGTALAEMGETTEAMHRLNAAVESAQRLGLVRTLLDEGERVRQALLQLQLTLGPGCAGDYLAEVLRRSIGAHVPLQQSDDAGAQANGPALKPREVEILRLAAQSMSNKRIALTLNLTLDTVKWNMKNVFEKLGVPSRYDAVIAARKRGLID; encoded by the coding sequence TTGGCCCCTGATCGCCTTCTTATTCCCACCAAGTTCGCGCCACCGCGCATCAGCCCGCAGTCCACGCTGCGGACCAAACTGCTGGCGCGACTGCGGGATGCGCGCGACAGCGGGCTGACGCTGGTGTGCGGCAGCGCCGGCTTCGGCAAGACGACCTTGCTGGCCCAGTGGCGCCAGCAGCTGCTGAAGGACGGCGAACTGGTCTGCTGGCTGTCCCTGTCGCCGGACGAACGGCTGCTGCCCCAGTTCCGCGCCTACCTGACCGGCGCACTGCAGCAGGCAGGGCTGCCCGTCGATGATGGGACCGCTTTTGCCTCGGAGGTGCGGGCCGACCTGCCAGTTGCGGGACTGGTCGCCACCATCGTTGACGCGGTGTGCCAGCAGGGCCAGGACGTGTTCCTGTTCATCGACGACTACCATCACGTTGATGACAGCGACACGCACGCGCTGATCCAGGGCCTCGTGGACCACGGGCCCGAGACCCTGCACCTGATCCTGGCCTCGCGAACCCACCCGCCGCTTGCCGTCCACCGCCAGCGCCTGACCGGCGAGCTGGCGGAGATCGCCTTCCCCGACCTGCCCTTCGATTTCGCGGAGACACAGGACTTCCTGGCCAAGCACCTCGGCGAAGTGGTGCCTGACGATGCGCGCCTGATCCACGACATCACCGACGGCTGGCCGGTCTGCCTGCAGATGATCTGCATCCGGCTCAAGCGCAGCCCGGCCAACCGGGCCGTGCTGTCCCAGTTGCTGCATCGCCGCACCGATCTGCAGCGCTATCTCTCGGAAGACGTGGTGCGCCATCTGGCGCCCGACGTGGCCGATTTCATCGAGAAGCTCTCGTTCTGCCGCCGCTTCAATGCCGAACTGGCGCGGCGCGTCACGGGCAATGCACAGGCTCCGGTGCTGCTTGAGCAGATCGAGCGCGACAACCTCTTCCTGCTGCCGGTCGAGTTGGACAGCCCCCAGCCGTGGTACCGCCTGCATCCCCTGTTCGCCAGCTTCCTCCAGGACCGGCTGCAGCAGCGCGATCCGGCATTGGTACAAGAGATCCATGCAAGGGCCAGCCAGTGGTTCGAGCAACAGGGCCTGCTGATTGAAGCGCTGCGGCACGCCTATCACGCGAACGACACCGAGGCGGCCGTGCACCTGGTCGAGCGGGCTGACCTGCCGATCCGCAGCATGAGTTTCATCAGCACGCTGCAACACTGGACGGATGAACTTCCGGCCGAGGTGCTGCTGGGCCATCCCCGGCTGCTGCTCCTCGGTTGCTGGGCGCTGGTGGCCGCGGGCCGCTGGCGCGACGCGCAGGGCTGGCTCGAGCGGCTGGAGCGGCCGCACGGCACACTGGCGCCTGAGCACGCCTTGCACGCGCTCTACCTGCGAGCCAGCATCGCGCTGCAGCGCGACGACACCGAGGCCGCATTGGCCCTGGTAGCGCCATCAGACTTCGAGAGCCTAAGCGACCGCTTCCTGCGCCAGGCACATCTGGCAGTGCTCAGTTTTTCCTATTGCGCGGCCGGGCGCTACGAGGACGCGCGGGCGCTCCATGGGCACATCGCGCGGCTGCCACGCTCCGAGCTTCAGGACGAGATGGCCCTGGTGGCCGAATCCACCCTGCTGCTCAGCCACCTGCTGGCGGGCAACAATCGCGAGGCCATCCGCACCGGCAGCGCCCTGGTGGCGCGCGCGGAGGCGGCGCATGGCCGGCGTTCGGTGTCTGCCGTCAATAGCGCGGCATTCCTCGCCAACGCCTATTACGAGGCCGACTTGCTGGCCGAGGCCAACGAGGTGCTGGCCAACCGCCTGGATTTGCTGCGCCTCTCCTCGCCTGAGCCGATGACACTGGCCATCATCGTGCGCAGCCGCCTGATGGCGGCACAGGCCTCCCCAGAAGAAGGACTGCGCGCGCTGGACGAGGAGGAAGCCCGCTGCCGCGAACTGGGGCTGGACCGGCCATTGGCCTACGTCCTTGCCGGCAAAGCCCGCTTGCAGCTCCAGCTGAACCGCCAGGACGAAGCCCGGCAGCTGCAGGCCGCACTCGACCAGCTGGCCGTGCGTCACCGGAATGCCGCCGGTTTTCTCGCCGAGATCGAGGCGATCGCAGCCCTGGCCGGCGCCCGGCTGGCGCTGGCGAGCATGGACTGGACGAATGCCATGGCGCGGGCCGAAACGCTGCGCGGCTATGGCGTTACGTTCGGGCGCCAGAAATGCGTGGTGCAGGCCGACCTCCTGTCGGGCACCGCTCTCGCCGAAATGGGCGAAACCACCGAAGCCATGCATCGCCTGAACGCTGCGGTCGAGTCAGCGCAGAGGCTGGGGCTGGTTCGCACGCTGCTCGACGAAGGCGAGCGTGTGCGGCAGGCCCTGCTGCAACTGCAGCTCACGCTTGGCCCGGGCTGCGCCGGCGACTATCTGGCCGAGGTCCTGCGCCGCAGCATCGGGGCGCATGTGCCGCTTCAGCAGTCCGACGATGCGGGTGCGCAGGCCAACGGCCCGGCGCTCAAGCCACGTGAGGTCGAAATCCTGCGGCTGGCCGCGCAGTCGATGTCGAACAAGCGCATCGCCCTGACCCTCAACCTCACGCTGGACACGGTGAAGTGGAACATGAAGAACGTGTTCGAGAAACTGGGGGTGCCAAGCCGTTATGACGCGGTAATCGCCGCGCGCAAGCGCGGCCTGATCGACTGA